The genomic window ACTGAAGAACTcaaggttgttgtttttttttaattaactatTAAAACTCTCATTTTTGAGAGTGACAGACGGAACACACAGTGCTGACTGAGAGGAAACTGTCATTGTTCACACAGATCACTGGAGTCATGACAGACCTAAAACAATATGGCAACTATAGTCGTAGTAGCATCGTGTCCACTCACTAATGAACAACTAGGACTGACAGTTGTCTTCTACCACAGGAATTCACTGGCAACACTTGACAACACCTTGCCGGAACGTAAACAACTACAAATGGACCCTTTGCAAAAGTTTATCAAGGATGTGTAGACAGCGACCTCTCCTTTGACGTGAACGGGCCGGTAAATAGATCGCCTTTATCAAAAATCTTTTTATCCTtccaacaaaagaaaaatgttcctgtgtgtCCGCAAACTATAAAACGGACTCGATATTTTCACAAAACTCGTGGTCCTCTAGGTTATATATAAACTTTGTCCTGTCGACCAGTTTGGGGCCGTCAGTGAGAGACGGGTAAAACTCAGTTGGTGTCATGTGGCCCTCATGACTTTTGATGTACTTCTTGTAGTTCCTGCGTAAGCAGTACCACGTGGTGCTGTAGAGGAGGAAGGCGACACCCTTGAGAATGATAGCGAGGCTCACGTAGAGATGCCTGTATGCCACGTTGTCGTAAAGCAGGCAGGCGCCCCTATCGCCGCAGTCTGAACTCCAGAAAAGGCAAGTTGAGTCGATCCCAGCACCAAAGATCAGAGGAGGGGGGATGAACCCTGTAACACGCAGACAGTTGCTGGTAAGTATGTTACATATTACTGGAAGTGTTCTGAGGAAACTGAAACACAGctctgtgcagcttcacagcttcatGCTAAACAAAACTGACAAGTAGCTAAACAGGAGTGTGATATAAACCCTGCATAATGTGTGTTGCTCACTTTGCTGTTATGTACGGGGAGTCTGCAAGCTTCCAGAAAAGTTGATAAACAATTCTATAAATCATTCATTTTCCCTTCTCCTGAAAAATGGTAATGATGCGTAGCGCATCTGTGGTCAATGGAGCCATGTATTTGTGATGGGAGGCCTCATTAAATAAGCATCACTGTGAGCTCTGCCAAATCTCAACAAAAACTCTGGAAAATATCTGCAGTAATGAGACAGACCAAAAATCACTGTGACATCCGCTCTCTTACCGAGGAGACGTAGCAGAAGAAACAACACTCCGAGCGCGTACGACTTCAGTTCAGGGCTCACAGTCCTTTAGGAGAGAAATTGTTTGAATGATCAAACTTATTTACATGAAAAGAAACATGTGCAGTCCTCACATAAAGACCCACAACAATAcctgatgaggatgatgacggAGGGAGTCTGGGCCATGGCTCCTaccaggctgcagacacagatgacacacaggAAGATCAGGAAAGACTCCTGGCAGCCCGGCATTGGACATTTCCCCGGAACCGCTGTGGCGAGCTCACTTTCAGAAGATATACACGAGCATCCCGTCAGGTTCTGTaaacagtcagtaaacacatgttAAACATAAAGTCCAGGTCGAAAGTCGAAAGTAATGATGATGAGAATGATGATTATAATAAATGAACTATGCCTTTTTCAAGACCTGGGACATGTTTGATATGGACTGTGGGACTCCTTTGTGGGTGCAGCCAGCGAAGCATGAAGACAGGTAGGTGATGCCGTTGGAGCCGCACACAGggctgatggaggaggtgaagcaGTTGCATTGACTGAAGCACTGAGCTTCTGGTTTCTCACCCACACGCAGCGTCCTGAACAGAAGCACAGTCAGAAAAGCTCATCATCCTCTCCTTTTGTAACTGTCTGTATGAGGCACAACCAAAACCCGAGAAGCACATCTCAGCCCTTCATCAGTGATACTATGGATgtctttcatttttaacatcTCCATGGAAACTGTACGGCACAGCTAGGTTAGCTCTAGAACAGGTTGGGTTCAAGGACCCAAATTGAAAAGAAATGGCCTAAAGCCAGTACTTCTACAAAACTATTGTACAGACAAAAATACAACCTTCACACAAGtaacaagaaagaaaaggaaagtttttttttaaccgaAGCTGCCATATAATAGAAGAAACCTTGGCATCGGATCTAAAGCTTGTAACAAAAGATATAAAGTAAAAACTACAGACACTGCAGATCAATCCCTCCCATGAACACAAAGTTATCTGGGCAATGCCAAAACTCCGAACATCAGAGCACAAGTCACTTTGGAACATAAAGCTCTGCTCCTCTACAGAAACAGCACACATTGTGGCTGGATGTAGAGACAACTTAAATCTGTTTTATAACACAGGTGAACAGCAAGAAatcataaaaaagaagaaatgaaaatGAGTTGTTTTGATATTGATTTTTCAAAACCATATGGCTCCTCTGTTAGTCTGACGACTGGAGaattacttgtttttttgttgttgttttttttttaaacaaaatcacAATAGCTTTAGTGTGAGCCTGTACTACATGACTACAGGACACagcaggttcagaagatggatggatgttactGCAAACCATTGAATTTTTAAAGTAGGCTTATATTTGTTCAGAAACATACATACTGGTTCAATCCATCATAAAGGTAAAACCCCAACAATTCTTTCTATTTGTACAGTATCTTTTTATGACAAAATAGTTATGTACCGTACTTCCAACCCTGGGTTTTAACATAATAACAGTATCTTTCAGAAGAAGGTTGTTTATTTGTATCATTTGAATGCATTTCTACCTACAGAATGTTTTCTTAAaagtgaaatgtgttttattgcttAATCATTTAGCTTTAGACCTTATCTTGAGATCCTATAGGATTGTTGTCTGTCTCATTGTAGTCTGTTGCATTCACATTCAGTCTGCAGCCCCTAGTAACACAAGGCCGCTTTTAgaatacaaaatctttttatagACTCAATGAGGTGACCCAAAGTTATCTGAATAGAAAGCAAACCCACTCTGCACCAATGACCGGCCGCAATGAGAATTTaaaatttgcacattttaaggcagttaaaatgtgcaaattttGTGCAGTTCACCTACAGTACAGAAAGCCTGGCAGCACAGTTACCTTTTACTACTATAATTCTGTTAACTGCTCACATTTATTCATTAGAATAACCAGGCGTTTATAAGATGACACAAAAGGGCATTTCATTCACAAAAAACTGCGTCAAGACTCCGTGATTAAAACAGAATAGAAttattcattatattattattatattattcacATGCATATTGATGTGCATGTTATTGGAGGCTGGTCATAAAAATAGACTCTTTGACGAACTGGGAAATCTTGCATGAACAGAGTTTGTCATACGTCCAGGAAGCTAAACTTTGTAAGATGAGACAGCTACAGTATTCTGCCCTCCAACAACAGCGTTACACATTCAGTAGGACAAACCTTCACATCTCACTACCCCTCAAATTTACCCCTAACCCTTTGTTCAATACAAATATCATATGTTGAGCTTTTTTCTTACTCGTTGGTATATTTGACTGTCACTCCTGCGACGGGACCCGTGTCACATCCCAGGAACAGGAAGGAGACGTAGCAGGCCGTGGAGATCAGGTTGACCAACATGGCCATGCGGATGGCTCCCAGTGCTGAGAGGTTCAGCTTCTTCACCAGCAGACCTCCCATGAAAATACCCAGACACGCACACGGAATAGCCGTCATACCTTAAAACACAAAGTTCACCTGTTTATAACACTGGTGTGAACGTAACACATATGTGTGTCTGCCCTTAAATACTGACCTAGCAGCTGGTTtgctgaggtggtggtgagGTTAAACTGCTGCTCCAGGTATTTCCCTAGAAAGGCTGCAAAACCAGCCACCACTGCGATCTCCATGCAGGCCGCCAGGATGATGCAGGTGAACACGGGATTGGACAGAAGGTGCTTGGTCACCTTGGGGATAACTGGACATGAAAAAATGAGGGAGGATGAGTGTTACTGTGTTAGCATGGTGGTTAAACAGGATTCTCACTCAAATATATGTGTTTAGCCAACAAAAATGTCAATTATAAGCTAGTGATGTCCAAAAAATTTTAGTAGTGACTGTGTGAATAAATTTCAAAGACAGAAAACTAGTACTTAGAGTCATCAAAGGGATATTTTACAACTGGAAGGATACAAAAAATGTCTTTCTAAAgaataaacatgtaaacaaataagGCACAAGCTTCTATAATTTTACATGATAGTAAATCAGTCATTCCCATTTCACAAATGCGATTAAATTAGTATATGATGTGAAGTGAATGCTTAAAAACAGCATGGCTCTATGCTGAGTGTATGCTCACCCCTGAGTTGCTGACAGCAGGTGGGGCTGTTGGCAGGCTCGTGGTTCTGCACAACACCATTGCTGGGCTTTGGAGTGTCACTCTCTGAgctcagagagggaggaagcatAACCTGCTCGCTGtctgctccctcctctctctccttcgtCGGTAGCGACTGAGGGAAGCCAAACATCAGGATGGCTGAGCAAAAGAGTAAGGCACCGCACAGCAGGAAGCCTGCCCACCAGGCCCCGATCCACTGCGGGTTGTCTGGAGTGATGCCCAACTCACCTGCATAAATGCAGCGCATTAAACCATGTAcacacatcagagagagagagacacataaggaacacacagaaataataacaataactcACTAGTGTCGATGAAGATAGCGTCCACGTAGAATTTAGTGCATAAGGAGCCGAGGATGAAGCCACAGGCAGGCCCGAACACAAGAGTAGAGAAGAGGATTCCTGCAGGGAAACAAAGTTTCATTTGCTTTTTATTCATCTGAGACAAAACAATCCCTAAAAGAAATCCTTTACGTTATTGAGAAACACAGTGAGTGTGACAGCATGCATATCATATGTGTACACATGCCCCGGGTCACTGCATCAAATCCTGACCAGTCTGCACCAGTcagggggacaacagtggcgcagtggtatagcatggttgtccagtaaccagaaggttggtggttcgatcccaactcctccctagtcactgttgtgtgttcttgggcaagacacttcaccctagcctgtggtgcgccttgctagtcattgtatgacactgcttggcagcagctgtaaagaatttccctctgggattaatacagtatcttaaaaaaaaaaaaaaatatcagtctCCACCATCTTCCCTCATTCCACTTTACCAGTAATGGCTCAAAACCCAGTCTTGTTGTCATGCTGTTCAGACATTAGTGTTGCACTCCCATACATATGGTCTAGTGGTGACCTCCTTTACCTACTCATAGCTCATTATCATGTATTGTGACATGGATGTTGCTGATCTGAGTGTATGCTGGCAGGCTTACTGTGTAGTCACCTTGGTAACTCAGAAAATGGAGGTGATCTTGATGTTTTATAAATGAAACTATGATCTTTTTCCAAACCCAAACAAACACctactaaaaataaaattaaatctACTGGCGGCAGCACTCTTCTGGTGGGCCATTATATGTGAAGAAGCAGTTACACCCACTGAATGGAATGATAGCAAGTGAGTGATACCCATTTTATGAAACGATAATGGCAGGTAGAACAGGGCCCCGgtaaaaactacattttaatCTCTTATTTACCTTACTAATCACATTACAAGTTCCTAGAACACAAAGTGATATTTCCAAGCATCGTGCTTTGCTGACACACAACCCAAAATACCAACAATATTCAAATTGTCATTTTACAATAATTCCTCACACTTCACACCCAGATAATACATTTCCTCTCATTTCGGCTCTTTAAAGTGGCCTTTTCACAAGGAGATACAGTGTGAATGTTGACAGCAAACAGGAAAGCATTTTGGCTGTCTGGAAAGATTAAATCTGCGTGTTAAAACCCGGCGACGGCGTCTATGCTCACAGAGTAAGACGCTGAACaaatagatacacacacatacactgtaagGAAGACACCTCACAACAGAAACCAGTTGTTGTTCTGTCCCATTCTGCACTAGTGGGCAGCTGGAGATAAAATGTGCAGCTCGATCCAAAAATCCTCATTAGAGCACTGTCAGCGGGGCGAGAGTCTGGCACTGTGATTCAGACTACAGGCAGATAATGAAGACTCAAAGCTCAATTTGGGAGACAAATTTCTCCCTGACTGTGTGTCTTGTGATCAGTCTTATTATTAGACTGAGCATGGAGGGTTGGACTGTATCTGGCACACAGATCCCAAGTTTGAGCACAAAGCAACGCTACTTTACAATCAAAATGATATGAAGGCCTCTAATGTTCGCTTTGCTCCTATAGCATTAGTAACGCTCTCTTTTTACTGGCTGCAGGCTGGCCCCAACATTGCTGCTATCAGCGTGGCATCTCCAGTAAGATGTTGTGCGAATGCCAGGAGCAGCCACTTAACAAACAGGCATGGAAACTGTGACTAAGCTTTGTACAGTACGTGTGTGCTAGTGCTGAGTGAGTGCCCGGTCTGCTTCCTGCCTTGACCACCCACATAGGAAGGGAGTCAACACATTAACATCGATGTAGCCTTATTTGCATTATACTTTATTCTCTACACAAAGGAAATGGCTCACAGATTTGTGAGGTGGGGCTCAGCTACATGACAAAAGAAACGAAAGAGAAAATGGCCTTGCTGGTTAGGATgtgaacgttttttttttttcacaagcaTACAACTGAAACATCTTGCGGTTGACAGTACAACCAGCGCGGAAATGAACAGATAAAGATGAGGTGCTAGAGCATGACAGGTCGGCACGTCATCCATCAGCTTGCTTCTGCGGTTTCGCAGTATATTAACAAAGCCATGAGCAGGCCTTGTCTAATTTCCTCTGCTGCaaagtgtaaacacaaaatgccaaaaatgatatcaaagtaaaaaaaaaaacatcttttcttAACCTCCTCAAACATATACACATGCCCACACTAAACAGGTGTGTGGCGTATCAGGGAGTGTTTATCAGATACCAAAGAAAGTGTGGAGTTTAACAGCACTCTCTATGTGACGACCAAATTTGCCTGTGGTGCACAAATGAAGCCTGTGCACCCTGTTTCTGGTGTTTCCTTAGAAACTGGGTGTTGTTTTAGTCGTAGCAACAAGACAGGAAACCTCAAAGAGGAAATTCAGTTAGTGAAATCACCTTCCAGGAGATGATGGCTCAGCTGCAGCCTACAAGTCCGCAACCACAGAGAGGACAAATGTTTCCACTGCGATACGTTCCTGCCCCTGGTTGCTTTGAGAAATGCTGTCTCCTTGATGATAACGCTGTGCCGCAGCATGAGCCTTGCATGTGGAGGAGATCAGTAATCTGCGAGGGAGCACGCCTCCTTATCAATCAGCTGCTTCTGAACACGAAGCAACGGGGATGCAATTTTAAAGTTGGTGATAATATTCACATGAAAgattaattgaaaaaaaaagagataattTTACTAATTTTGTCCTTAGGTCAGTATCAGCAGAGGGAAAGCACGTATTGAGTGGAGTTTCTCACAGTGGGATTATGCAAGTATGAACCTCAACTAGATCTTGCAGAATTATTCAGTTTCCTTTTATTGCACCTTCTAACTAGAACCTGCCTagtcacacaataaaaaaaacaatttgggaaacattttatttactatGATTATTCAAAGATCAGGACTATCAAAACACATCTCTGTTAATAATCCAATATTCTACAAATGCTTTAGTTTTGTAGAGAGTAAAGTGGTGTAAAAAACTAAATGTATTTAATCGTGTTTGGTTACCATGGCTACAAATCCTGTGTTACACTATTGAACTGATGATCATTGACTTTCATCTGTGAACTCAGAATCTAACAGTGTGATAGGACCTTCTCTCAACCTGCAGCTGATTTGATTTGCATGAAAAGTATTTCCTGACATGGACATTTTTTATTCAAACTTGTCCTCCCCATCGACCTCTGTCCTGCAGTTATTCTTTCTCTTAATCATACTTCAAATACCCAACTGTGACTGCTGACCTTTGCCCTGCGGTCAAAGATAAAACGACACATACAAGCTGTAAAGAgacatatttcatgtttttcacGACAGGAttaaacagggaaaaaaagttAAGCACATTAAATCTCCATGAAGGACAATACAGGACCACATCCGTGCGTAATCTTTGTAACACACTACTTTTCCAAATTGCCTCTAAATCCTTTTTCCCTTCCAGCGGTCCCGTTACAAGATAAGTACTAACCAAACTAATTTGTTCATGTTGTGCTTCACTCAAGCCTTTTAGTTCCCTGTGAGTTATACTCTCGGGGGAGCATGTCAGATGTAATTCAATAACAAAGCTCGGGCCTAGTGTTTTTGTCTCCTCTTAATTTATTTAGAGCAGACCAGGAGAGCCAATGTTCACGAGGCTTGTCCTTTCCCAGATATTAATTAACTCACAGATGTTGAATATAAAAACACCCACGTGTAGCCTTATTGAACACAGAAGCTTCTTCTGAAGAAGaatttcatgttattttaatCAACTGTTTGACGTCATGCTATCCCCACGCACAGTTTCCAGATAATAACAATTTCCATCTTATAGACTTTCATAATGATGTGGCCAAAAACACTATGAAAAGATTGAGTCTTAACATTCCAGATGATAACTGTGACATCCTGAGCTGTGCACTTCATGAAATCACTCCTGAGATTAACGTGGTGCCAGGTGAAACCCACAGAGATGCCGGTGTTAATGCTGTCTGATACAAGGACTTCAACAAAGATAATAAAGCTTCTTTACAACATCCAAACCGAAGATGTTAAATTATAAGTAAGTCAGAAGTGTTACAGCTGCATCAGTTCATAATGTGACACAGATTTGACGTGTGAGGGTCTTTCCCACTTGTAGGCAAAATATGTGACAGTATGACAATCTGGCCATCATCAACTCTAATGTGACTCATGCTGCACTTACTATGACTTCACAGATACGTTTATAGTTGCAGGGCCTGTTATCAGACTGAGCAGTACTGACCAAGTACTGAACATGCTAAATAAAGGTGAGAAAATGAGAGATTTTTTATCCACGTTTTAACCAGACGGCAACCTCAAGGTCTCAGACTGGAAGCcgaacagcagaaataaacatccAGTCAAAAATTCTATTGAtaagttcccttctagtgtcaactgtacAGGGGTGAATTTTTGTATTATAATTCGctctctttgtccatatttggaccCCACCGAGCCTCAACACCGCTCTGAAACAAaaaggtgatgtcacagaagcttttATCTTCAATGGTTTTGACAGACAACATGAAAAGCCAATGATAATGACAATAGCGCTGCGCTAAACCAATTATCTGACTAGCACAGAGTTACAGTCCCATCAAGTTAGGTTGTACAAACCAAAATTAACCTTCTGTTATTGTCACATCTCACTtaacacagtaaaaaaatgaaccatttagctgaagaaaaatgtcatttgattgaCTAAAAAATATTAACAATTATAGTTATTAAAAGAATATCACACAGCCCTAGTAGTAAGCATAGTGACCAAGTATGTGGTATTCTATTTGGCCGAACATTGGCTAAGACACTGGTAATACTGTCACAAGCCCGCCGCCCACCGGACGTCTTCTTTGTGTTCAGTGTAGACACAGGGACTTTCACAATAATCCGCTTACGCAGAAACCAAACCTATCCCCTAAAATATAGTATGCTAACGTGTGAGTCCATATTCACTGCTTACATCAGTCCGAGCACAATGATGCAGAAACCACGAACTGGCCTGTAGTTAATTTCCTGCTTTCACTGTACGAAGGGaatt from Parambassis ranga chromosome 19, fParRan2.1, whole genome shotgun sequence includes these protein-coding regions:
- the slco3a1a gene encoding solute carrier organic anion transporter family member 3A1 isoform X1, producing the protein MQVKKHRDSDRSSGDMLEGDGLRKNSSCFSNIKIFLISECALMLAQGTVGAYLVSVLTTLERRFNLQSADVGVIASSFEIGNLALILFVSYFGAKAHRPCLIGCGGIVMALGALLSALPEFLTSRYEIGEMRRTDMGRDVCSNTSSREAQLAEDTVCANKANTNMMYLLLIGAQVLLGIGATPVQPLGVSYIDDHVKKKDSSLYIGILFSTLVFGPACGFILGSLCTKFYVDAIFIDTSELGITPDNPQWIGAWWAGFLLCGALLFCSAILMFGFPQSLPTKEREEGADSEQVMLPPSLSSESDTPKPSNGVVQNHEPANSPTCCQQLRVIPKVTKHLLSNPVFTCIILAACMEIAVVAGFAAFLGKYLEQQFNLTTTSANQLLGMTAIPCACLGIFMGGLLVKKLNLSALGAIRMAMLVNLISTACYVSFLFLGCDTGPVAGVTVKYTNETLRVGEKPEAQCFSQCNCFTSSISPVCGSNGITYLSSCFAGCTHKGVPQSISNMSQVLKKNLTGCSCISSESELATAVPGKCPMPGCQESFLIFLCVICVCSLVGAMAQTPSVIILIRTVSPELKSYALGVLFLLLRLLGFIPPPLIFGAGIDSTCLFWSSDCGDRGACLLYDNVAYRHLYVSLAIILKGVAFLLYSTTWYCLRRNYKKYIKSHEGHMTPTEFYPSLTDGPKLVDRTKFIYNLEDHEFCENIESVL
- the slco3a1a gene encoding solute carrier organic anion transporter family member 3A1 isoform X2; protein product: MQVKKHRDSDRSSGDMLEGDGLRKNSSCFSNIKIFLISECALMLAQGTVGAYLVSVLTTLERRFNLQSADVGVIASSFEIGNLALILFVSYFGAKAHRPCLIGCGGIVMALGALLSALPEFLTSRYEIGEMRRTDMGRDVCSNTSSREAQLAEDTVCANKANTNMMYLLLIGAQVLLGIGATPVQPLGVSYIDDHVKKKDSSLYIGILFSTLVFGPACGFILGSLCTKFYVDAIFIDTSELGITPDNPQWIGAWWAGFLLCGALLFCSAILMFGFPQSLPTKEREEGADSEQVMLPPSLSSESDTPKPSNGVVQNHEPANSPTCCQQLRVIPKVTKHLLSNPVFTCIILAACMEIAVVAGFAAFLGKYLEQQFNLTTTSANQLLGMTAIPCACLGIFMGGLLVKKLNLSALGAIRMAMLVNLISTACYVSFLFLGCDTGPVAGVTVKYTNETLRVGEKPEAQCFSQCNCFTSSISPVCGSNGITYLSSCFAGCTHKGVPQSISNMSQNLTGCSCISSESELATAVPGKCPMPGCQESFLIFLCVICVCSLVGAMAQTPSVIILIRTVSPELKSYALGVLFLLLRLLGFIPPPLIFGAGIDSTCLFWSSDCGDRGACLLYDNVAYRHLYVSLAIILKGVAFLLYSTTWYCLRRNYKKYIKSHEGHMTPTEFYPSLTDGPKLVDRTKFIYNLEDHEFCENIESVL